The genomic DNA CTTACTAAATCCAAACAATCCAGTAAAGCTGTTAAACAGATAACTATGTCTCTGACTATACAGTGGCATGTCATATACAGAGTCATTTTATTCCTTGAAACAACACATCCCTAGTTATAATAAGATCTATAGGAGGTCTATAAAGTAGGCTCCAGTAGAGTGGATTTTCctcaaaacatacattttaaaattttatttttattttcacttcactgtgCCAGACTGCACTGTAGAAAAATGCAGTGATTTCAGTCTATTAGGTCTCACTTGTGGTGTTATTCATGCGGATAGATTACACTGTAGCACAACACAGCGAGGACACGAGACACAAGAAAAATAATTGTTCCATTTTACACATCCTGAAATttcctttaaagctgcattgtgtaagaatttctcccatctagcagtgaaaGTGTATATGACAACTAACTGAATATTACTTCCCATTCCGATCGCGTTTTAACTGCTAcagtggccgaacccgaaataagttcttagtatctccatcgtttacaagcagctgttctagccactccaatattaactttgtttttttttgctttgcctGTTGCgttgttgttttaattctcttttttgcttccctggcgagtaatttccccctggcattcgtcacggtgcggggtgccactgagtgtaaaagggtgaaaggcggaggtatgtaacctgactccgccagatggattgctttgcATTTgttcggcatatccatctgggaactttccgttggagaacttttgggaaggggtgAAAAtgctggttagctgattggataaaccatctgtctatcactaacctgactccgccagatagctcgcgagatcaggacggtctcacgaggctaattTTCTTCAAAGACTTATTAAAACTATATTTTTTTCCAGAGAGAATTAGTCCGTAAGGTAAAAATGGGGAACAAATGAATCCTTGACAAGTACTTTCTTTTAAAACTCTGGCTTGGTTTTGATaatgagggaaaaaaataaagagcacaATGTAATTAATGGTCTCGGAttctgtgggggaaaaaatatttttgtagatCCCAAACATTTGCAGTTCCTGAGCTTTTTAGTTCCCTTCAGTAAATCAGCAGTCTCACACCGCAGAGCAATATGATTTATAATAGAATCAGTGACTATTGTCTGCATCagagtaaatgtatttcaatATTTAGTGGTGTCCTGATGGAAATATTAACTCTCTGAGGAACACGGTGGAAACATATTTTAGGAAGTTTCATAAATACTGTGCAAaaactgacagactgacagtgTTTACAACTTGACACTGACAAGTCGAGACCTGGTGAATtttgaaaatcatttttttcttctttttttcatagtcACCTTATGATGATGAAAACCTCACTCAGTAATGTAAGTAATGTATTGCTTCGAAGAAAGGAGGACATTATTTTATAGTAATTTTAGCCTTTATTGACAGACTGGAAACATGGGACGAGAGAGGGGGATGGCACACAACTAAGGTCCCTAGCCAGAATTGGGACATTGTGGTTATATTGACGCATCCTAACACACAAGGTTAAAAGAACAGCCCTGAAATTAGTATTttgaaaagggagaaaagatCACAATTACTCAAGTTTGAGGGTAAAAAGCAAAGGTTCAGTctttaaataatgaaacaaaataGGCATATTGTCCAAATAGGCATATTGTGTACATGTTAAATTAAGCAGCATATGATTTACAGTAACACTTCTGTCAAATAACACTGTAACAAaagactatttaaaaaaaaaaaaaaaaatgcaagtgaTGTATATGTCCACAGAGTCTTGACCCCTGTCTGTTTTCTCCTCTGATCATTTAGAGGTGTGTGGGCTTATTATTTGGCTGCGGCGTTGTTATGTGCGTGTAGAGACTTGATTGTCTTTaggtaattacattttttacataaaatgtaCTACATACCAGTGCACATTTCTTGTGAAAATATCCGGGCAACGGTTACATAGCTTGTCATCAGCTCTTTTCATGGCTGCTTCTGTGGTGTGTCACAACTCGTTTCAGGGCTCTGGGCTATTTGATTTCATCAATTCCAAAAGTAACCAATGTCAGCAATAATGAAAGAGCATTGTTCTtcaaatatttctttattagTTCTTACCTCAGATACTGACAGCTGAACTTAACGTTCCTAAAAAGTAAACCATGAAAGCTTTACTTTGTAGCTTATTGTACTTCAGTTTTTGTGTGCAAATCGAGTGGGAATATTGACCACCAATAGACTGACACACTAATCAATTGAAGGCTATTAGAGGGCATGTCTGTGCTACTGGAACTGGTCTGGTCTGCTCTACATGGAGACTTCTCCAGCAATAGCAAGAAGCAGAAGACCGGAGAATAACCGTAATTTAGGGCACTGCAATTATCTCTGAATATCAACTGCTACTCTGATCAGACTAAAGCACTCTTGCTCCTGACAATGATGGCAATGATAATGGCAAGCCAAGATATATTATATGCATAAATGTTAGCATATCAGCTGCATATGGAGAAGGTAACGTGGTTCTCCTTCCTTCTATTAATGCAGTGTTTCTATAAGTCTGTCCCCCTAATGCAATCAGTGGACGTCACTTTCACCCGGGGCCAGTTCTAGCCTGCTATATTAGGGTGGGCTGGTAGAAAAAATGGGTGGGCAACTTGGGCGGATGGTAGCACATAGGTTAGAGAAGTGCATTATTAACTGTGTTCTATTTATTCTGAGTGACAAATTGCGTTCCTTCATGTTTTAAACATGCatgaatgacaataaactatctatctataataAACCAACAATCGTTCGAATAGCCAATACATGATATCACTTATTTCTCTGTGGCATAGCCCTTCATTGTTGTCtattaaaactattaaaaataaatgagccacactgttgcactgggtgtcATGTCTCttcaatatgaaaacaaaacacgAACTGTAGTTTATAAGGTTTTCTCAAATCTACTGCAGCCAACTGTTTTAGAAAATTATTCAAGCCTTTTATAAAATTAAAGTATATACtcataacattttaaagctttaaatcAGTAGGAATCAATGGATTTGGGGCTAAGAGCCATATGCAGTTGGAAAGTTTTATAAGATGGACTATGCACACTGttgtttttggtcttttcatgggatgtGTTGCCAAAAACAAAGATATAAAATAATGCCAGCTTTGTCCTTCAAGACACATACCATCTACAGAAGCTGCAGCTGAAATAATTCACTGCTTCTAATTAATTCACTAGTGATCAGGTACTGTATTTTGATTATTATGGCCATTCATTTGATGAGTTTCATTGAGAGCACAGTCATTGCTAACACGGTGGATAAATTCATAATGAAGTAAGTTTAGCAGCAAGAAATGCAGCTTTACTGCTTTGCAACATGCCTTTAACTTATAGCTTATATAAAATAAGACCCTTCTATTGTCGTTTAACTAATACTGGTCAATACAATCAGGACCCTCCGGCTTCAAATCTCATGAAGAAATATCTCTACTGGAAAATCAGCCTTAGAGGCAGCAAATTCTCCATGATAAATGACATGCACTCATAACCTTCACTGTGCCAGGTCTGCAaagacattttcacacataggcTATAGCAATTCAGTTCATGACAACATAGAGTATGTGGCATTAATATTTATACAACGTAGAGTGTACCAGATAAAGGCAAAGGACTCAAAGCTACCCCTGGTGATGGGAAAAGAAGAAACCTGttgcacaaaaataaacaatctctacaattaaaatgtatttggaaTTAAATGTGTCACTATATGTTAAGATTCACACAATTGCAAACTCTACATAttaatagtcttgcattgccagaccttcctccacagcgctgcggaggagggtctggcgagtccacacagcattccaggatgggagaaaaatgtgctctggtttattggcacttctttaaaccaatcacaatcgttttgggtAGCGCTAAGCCGCtttgccgctgcaaaatagcctcgggagggcaacagaaaactcagactgtacagatagtctagctagctgtctggatttaccctgcagagatctgagggaCAGactcctcataaatcgactggaatgccaacacaaagaaagcaggaggtaacggacatccggccgaaaagaaggacttCCGGGGGAATTTCCGGAAGCAACGGAGCAATCTGGAattggaacatcgtggatatagactaacataTTATTGAAACAATGCagctctccctcccccctctctttcgAAAAGGCAATGCAtgccaataggaacgctctgctctctctctctgaaataacCTATGAGTGACCAAAGGCTCCCATAATGGgatagattttctaaagcctgaaaacagccATAAATAGGTgcagtctagttttctctcagaccacttgaattacaatatgctgaaagattattacGGAATTTATTTGATGCCAAAGATAAAGTACTAGAGCTTTAAGGTTAGGTTTAATACAGAAAAAAGTAAACACTTACTTGACACACAACAGGTTTATTAACATTTACCCAAAACCACAATTTTTCCCTAATCTTAACCAAAGTGCTTTTGTTGCCTAACCAAACTGGACTCAGGATGCAAACCCCCTGTCACTGAAATCAACGAACCCAGCATTCCCCTTTTGCATGGTTACACTGTTACAATGAACTGTAAAGCATTGCTCTGATGACATGTTGCTGGCTGCTGTACTACTAATATTTTCAAATAGTTTTGGGTCCTCTATTCCCATTACTAATTCTGCTAAATTTGTTTACTGATTTCTTGAAGCTCTGAACTCCGAAAGTCTTCTTTTTACCCTTTAATaacatttttgtgaatgaaacTGCCCACAAATAGAGCAGAACAGAATGCCTTACATGGCACATTTATGGGGCTATATTGCTACCATGTGCAGTAACCATCTCTTCATTAATTAACGCAAATACATTGTTCTCCTCCCACAATGCACCACACTGACAATTATAAAGtcaaagaaaatgacaaaagcaGGCAAGGTGATGCATACAGCTCCCCTAAGAATGGCACCAATTCACCAACATCTCTGTCTTACTCATTCAGCTGTGCCAGATATCACTAATTGGTAGAATGTTCTTCTTTGTCACGCTTTATCAATAATTTGATTAATGCATTAGAGCTTGTGAATATGACTCTGTTCTGGTGCCATGCACCTAGTCATCAGTGTTGCGAGACAATCACAATAGATCAATAATCACATGCTTAACTGCTTTCACACTCTTATTAAGAGGAGAGTGTAAGTGgtgtttatttgtgttcttTTAGACATCTGGCTTTGAGTGGAACCAGTTCAGTTCTGTTCATAAgtgcagcctgttctcatgaaccactCGTTCAAAatgctacgaaaagttaagcactgtaattcgtaagcattccacgctttttttgctgtatgcaccacattgacggcCAACGCATAAAAACACGGCTGGTGGTCGGGGAGGATGGGTGGGcgttaaaacacaggactttcaagccagggagcggagtttgcttgggagtgtttaaatccaaaccacaatctttttcctaatcttaattagtcgttttggtgcctaatcttaacttttgTCGCGGCAAAATGGTcctattttgtggactaaatttaacaGTATTCTCTGCCGAAACGAGCAGCAGCTCACGGTGCTCTgaacccggctcaaagtcacccatTTTCggcacatctactaactgcagctgatacgaccgagctgtgacggaggtccgTATCCCGCGTCGCAAAGCtttgtagcggcttaaacaactgcCACAcggcgtcatggagctcgtagccagccggcgtcacgcaaccagccggcgtcacgtgaccagccggcggacTCCTAATTTCGCAGGATATtatacgttttggtgtgcatacatttttgtacaatatcatacggacccgttcatgagaatgcgttgacaAGTGACGTGTTGTGgtgatgtgtgtacatataaAGCCCTGACGAGTGGGGAAGATTTGTGGGCTTTTGATATGAAAACTGATTTTTCTTTTGCGTCTTGTGCCATATACacaagacacacatacacacatttgaaTGGTAATCTCCAACATGCGCAGTTATTTCTGTTTCTCCACTGAATGAAAACCTCTGCCTAGAAGTACAAACACTTCACTTTTATTGTTGATATTTTATAGGTTTATACACTGTAGATCAAAACCAAAAATCAGACAATGTCTTGTTTGGGCTGCTTGTCATGTTTCAGAAGCAAGTTTGCAATTCCACCAAGGAGTGATTTCCTCTCTAGACTGACAGAGTGTTTCATTCAAATAACTGTTTGTAACCAATGggttagaccagtggttcccaaactggggGTCGACACCACTCAATGGGTACCAAGAAAAATTCACTAGTCACCATGCAGATAATTCTACTCAACAACAGAagtatgttgttttttcagattttctaTTTTCCTTTGAAATACTGGAAACGTTCACCTCTTCAGGCCTCTTAAAATCCTTTCCAACAACCATCTGAGTAAACCTCACTCTCGGTTGAACTGCTCACAATTTATGTCCAACCTGTAAAGATGGATCACAAGCAgacattaatttattttaaaggttggaaaccactgggTTAGACTATTGTGACAGTCTTTTCAACAACTTGTCCAAGTCCCCCCCTGACAAATATCTGAGTCATTTAAGTAGCATGTCcagtaagaaagtgaataaaGATAAATTTGTGATAAAGATTATACTGTGGTTAATTAGAAAGGTGCTTAGTGTTAACAGAAACAATGGGTTtatttttcctcctcttctgttGCCTCTTTAAccttttcttcttcatcttttgctttgtctttttcctcttccttctcttccccttcaccttcttcttcaACTTCCTTCATCTCCTTgcctttttcctcttcttttttctccccTTCCACCGTTTTGTCTTCCTTTttcccctcttcttcctcctcatcctcgtCTTCCACCTCTTCTCCTGTTAGGTGTTCCAGATCTGCAATGCGATGTCTCAGAGCCTTGTCAGTGTTCTTGTAATTTCCCAGAACCTTCTTCAGCTTGAATTGCATTAGCTCCAACGTGTTGTACAATTTGTTAACCTTCTCCTCCAACTCCTTGGTCTCGGGTATGATGTTAGCTGGATCCAAATCTATCAAACCATCTTTCATCAGGATCTCCCGCCCTTTGTCCTCCAGCATGCCTTTGGCATCCGGATACTCTACCAGTGACTCCATCAGGTCATCCTTGGACAGGCAGAAGAGGTCTGAGTATCCAATGCTACGGATGTTGGCTGTTCGCCGATTGCCTGCTTTGCTGCCTTTAATATTAAGAATACTGATCTCACCAAAGTAGCTTCCGCTTCCCAACACAACAAACTGTGTGACACCATCATCAGCAACAACTGCAAGTTGTCCATCTTTGATGATGTACATCTCACGGCCAATATCGCCCTTTTTGCAGATATAGTCTCCTGGACTGAAAACCTGCGCCTTCAGCTTGAGCACCAGCTCGATCAGCAGGCCTGCCTCGCAGTCTGCAAAAATACGAACTTTCTTGAGTGTCTCCATGTGGACCTGGATGCCGATCTCAGCCTTTAGCTTGTCTGGAAGATACCTCATCACCTCTCTTTCATCTTGAGCCCTGCCACTATTCCACAGATACTCAAACCACTTGATGACGCGCAACTCAAGGTCCTTGCTGACCTTTCGGACCTACAAATGAatggaaaacacaaacattcaacatataATCAAAGAACAGATTATTTTGCTCTCTTAAGTGACAAAAAGAGGTCCATCTACCTGCATGTACTGCTTGATGTTGTCAATCCGGGACTGAAACTGAGCTTGGGCAGCATTCATATTGGAGATCATGGTGGCAATGTTTCCTACAATGGTGGCAAAGATCAAGACCCCCACTAAAAAGTCAATCACGTGGAAGAAAAATTCTGAGTCCAGGGCCGGTGGTGGAGTTTCTCCGATGGTAGTCAGGGTAAGTGTGGACCAGTAGAGGCTGAATGAATACTTCCTGCCAAACTCCCCAAACGCAGGCTTGTCAGGATCATCCAGAGCCGGGTAAACCCAGTCGTCAGCACCAAAACCAATGTATTTGGAGAAGGAGAAGTAGAAGCAAGCATTCCAGTGGATGATAATGAGGATGTACATGATCAAGTTACCGATGCGGAAGATGTTGGGGTAGTTGGTTTTAGTCTCCGTCCTCGTGAAGAACTCCATCATGCGGCCAATTCTCAGCAGCTTGTTGATGCGAATTTCTGGGTAGTTGAGGCCGAGGAAGAAATAGAGGAAGTCAGTGGGCAGCATGGAGATAAAATCGAGATGAAACTGGTAGGTGGCGATGTAGCGATCAACTAGCAGCTTCTTATCTTTTATCATCAGGCCTTGCTCCAGGTAACCTGCATTCAAAAAGGTAGAAAGTTTAACGACACAATATGTACAAGGGTTTTCTTCATGAGTGCCTGTAAAAGTCCTAGGGGAAGGTTGGAATTAAATCaaaagtaatattgtaataattgcCCCTTGATTGCACACACATGatcatttgcttttttttttccaatggaGTTTTGTCTTGGACAAAAGGCTgccacataaaaatacatatatgaTACATACATGGACAGAAAATACATAAAGTACATACAATACATTGTGCAAATACATTTCACCCTCCCTTAAACCTTATGGCCTGAGTTTAGAAGATATACTAATATAGAGATGAACGAGGTTTTAT from Sander vitreus isolate 19-12246 chromosome 2, sanVit1, whole genome shotgun sequence includes the following:
- the cnga1a gene encoding LOW QUALITY PROTEIN: cyclic nucleotide gated channel subunit alpha 1a (The sequence of the model RefSeq protein was modified relative to this genomic sequence to represent the inferred CDS: substituted 1 base at 1 genomic stop codon) produces the protein MTTSTTLPRLTVPPHTVPQLSTDSDESSEDDLSAPESNRHRLLNMNNSNNNEEXKKRKKEKKENKENKKKEKKEKEEKEAKEKEEKEKEKEKEKEKDKDKPKEIFVINPAGNLYYNWLFIITLPVMYNWTMIIARACFEELQHDYIMYWVILDYTSDFIYLADMFIRTRTGYLEQGLMIKDKKLLVDRYIATYQFHLDFISMLPTDFLYFFLGLNYPEIRINKLLRIGRMMEFFTRTETKTNYPNIFRIGNLIMYILIIIHWNACFYFSFSKYIGFGADDWVYPALDDPDKPAFGEFGRKYSFSLYWSTLTLTTIGETPPPALDSEFFFHVIDFLVGVLIFATIVGNIATMISNMNAAQAQFQSRIDNIKQYMQVRKVSKDLELRVIKWFEYLWNSGRAQDEREVMRYLPDKLKAEIGIQVHMETLKKVRIFADCEAGLLIELVLKLKAQVFSPGDYICKKGDIGREMYIIKDGQLAVVADDGVTQFVVLGSGSYFGEISILNIKGSKAGNRRTANIRSIGYSDLFCLSKDDLMESLVEYPDAKGMLEDKGREILMKDGLIDLDPANIIPETKELEEKVNKLYNTLELMQFKLKKVLGNYKNTDKALRHRIADLEHLTGEEVEDEDEEEEEGKKEDKTVEGEKKEEEKGKEMKEVEEEGEGEEKEEEKDKAKDEEEKVKEATEEEEK